The Saccharothrix variisporea genome has a segment encoding these proteins:
- a CDS encoding discoidin domain-containing protein, which produces MLTAVAADTQVRALVRTIAARQFDGDTNALLSTVVREAEESRVVNPTEPGWVALKNGIAQLADVNGFAYQPQIYIPNQDEGVLAGDSVVVAVAPADETLTSVPGYVLNPAGQVQQTPAAIDEAYVETKEVWVLSVNESSATNPTTTTTLEAVPLSEAGPGVLATCNPTGTRNNKGLEYLQKWRVPNRNEFGGWFEGKREMRAIVLTTTGVTIRTIAFPSIKKKYIDRWQDSDLFITTWDRAQWGDVLGYQWYEEDGGPEVTIGVSIPFFGGNINANVKWRKRDDNGGSAAVMFSESTYLEYNTGKVAFSMCSQGGDGGTGYDNLARTGIAAASSTYPGYSPARVNDGSTNTSLGGGYSWANNAGTYPPGNPEWVQVDFGVDKTFRRVVVYTSAGYPIKDFDVQVWNGVTFVSVAAVRNNTALSTTVTFAPRTSRLVRVLGLSGPTHQPGFVRVNELEVYAA; this is translated from the coding sequence GTGCTCACGGCCGTCGCAGCCGACACGCAGGTCCGGGCGCTGGTGCGCACGATCGCGGCCAGGCAGTTCGACGGCGACACCAACGCGCTGCTGTCGACCGTCGTGCGGGAGGCCGAGGAGTCGCGCGTCGTCAACCCGACCGAACCGGGGTGGGTCGCGCTCAAGAACGGCATCGCCCAGCTCGCCGACGTCAACGGGTTCGCCTACCAGCCGCAGATCTACATCCCCAACCAGGACGAGGGTGTTCTCGCCGGTGACAGCGTCGTGGTGGCCGTCGCGCCGGCCGACGAAACGCTGACCAGCGTGCCCGGTTACGTCCTGAACCCCGCCGGACAGGTGCAGCAGACGCCCGCCGCGATCGACGAGGCGTACGTCGAGACCAAGGAGGTGTGGGTCCTCTCGGTCAACGAGTCCAGCGCCACCAACCCCACCACGACCACCACGCTGGAGGCCGTGCCGCTGAGCGAGGCCGGGCCGGGCGTGCTGGCGACCTGCAACCCGACCGGAACGCGCAACAACAAGGGCCTCGAGTACCTGCAGAAGTGGCGCGTGCCCAACCGCAACGAGTTCGGCGGCTGGTTCGAGGGCAAACGCGAGATGCGCGCGATCGTCCTCACCACGACCGGCGTCACCATCCGCACGATCGCTTTCCCCAGCATCAAGAAGAAGTACATCGACCGGTGGCAGGACTCCGACCTGTTCATCACCACCTGGGACCGTGCGCAATGGGGTGACGTGCTCGGTTACCAGTGGTACGAGGAGGACGGCGGCCCGGAAGTCACCATCGGCGTCTCGATCCCGTTCTTCGGCGGCAACATCAACGCCAACGTCAAATGGCGCAAACGCGACGACAACGGCGGCAGCGCCGCGGTGATGTTCTCGGAATCGACCTACCTGGAGTACAACACGGGCAAGGTCGCCTTCAGCATGTGCAGCCAGGGCGGTGACGGCGGCACCGGCTACGACAACCTCGCCCGCACCGGCATCGCCGCCGCGTCCAGCACGTACCCGGGCTACTCACCCGCCCGGGTGAACGACGGCAGCACCAACACCAGCCTGGGCGGCGGCTACAGCTGGGCGAACAACGCGGGCACGTACCCGCCGGGCAACCCCGAATGGGTGCAGGTCGACTTCGGCGTGGACAAGACCTTCCGGAGGGTCGTCGTCTACACCAGCGCCGGATATCCGATCAAGGACTTCGACGTCCAGGTCTGGAACGGCGTCACCTTCGTGTCCGTGGCCGCGGTGCGCAACAACACGGCCCTCAGCACCACGGTCACCTTCGCCCCACGAACATCGCGCCTGGTCCGCGTCCTGGGGCTGAGCGGCCCGACCCACCAACCCGGCTTCGTCCGGGTCAACGAGCTGGAGGTCTACGCGGCCTAG
- a CDS encoding helix-turn-helix transcriptional regulator: MAGIRGADLDKLLTALREVDQPGTEDVRRQVLTAITKVVGGDIVAYQSIDPSTGRSEQVSVPDAWETTALEEAFSRHVPEHPLLRHFLRTGELEAARLSDVAGRRELRALGIYQEFYRPLGIAHQLVCRLTADLGVSTILVFNRSGSDFTDTELALTRLARPYLANLVATASAGAWFDSALAALEGVDDTAYGVVLLGPLGRIRVVNRSARLLLETYFRRPGREGGVLPDELDSWLVQQSLAPQPYVVTRGSRKLTVRLFKHDMSAALLLSETSTRTKPAAIAANLTARESDVLWLVNGGRTSAQAAQVLRISVRTVEKHLENVYRKLGVTSKAEAAERAFGRA, translated from the coding sequence GTGGCGGGGATTCGCGGGGCTGACCTCGACAAACTGCTCACGGCACTGCGGGAGGTCGACCAGCCGGGCACCGAGGACGTCCGCCGCCAGGTGCTGACGGCGATCACGAAGGTCGTCGGCGGCGACATCGTGGCGTACCAGTCGATCGACCCGAGCACCGGCCGGAGCGAGCAGGTGTCCGTGCCGGACGCGTGGGAGACCACCGCGCTGGAAGAGGCCTTCAGCCGGCACGTGCCGGAACACCCGCTCCTGCGCCATTTCCTGCGCACCGGCGAGCTGGAGGCGGCCAGGCTGAGCGACGTGGCCGGCCGGCGCGAACTGCGCGCGTTGGGCATCTACCAGGAGTTCTACCGGCCGCTCGGCATCGCGCACCAACTGGTCTGCCGGCTCACCGCGGACCTCGGCGTGTCGACCATCCTGGTGTTCAACCGCAGCGGGTCCGACTTCACCGACACCGAACTGGCGTTGACGAGGCTCGCCCGGCCGTACCTGGCGAACCTGGTCGCCACCGCGTCGGCCGGGGCGTGGTTCGACTCGGCGTTGGCGGCGCTGGAAGGGGTCGACGACACCGCGTACGGCGTCGTCCTGCTCGGGCCGCTCGGCCGGATCCGGGTGGTCAACCGGTCGGCCAGGCTGCTGCTGGAGACCTATTTCCGCAGGCCCGGACGGGAAGGCGGGGTCTTGCCCGACGAACTCGACTCGTGGCTGGTCCAGCAGTCCCTCGCGCCACAGCCGTACGTCGTCACACGCGGCTCACGGAAGCTGACCGTGCGGCTGTTCAAGCACGACATGTCGGCTGCGTTGCTGCTTTCCGAGACCAGCACGCGGACCAAGCCCGCGGCCATCGCGGCGAACCTGACGGCGCGCGAGTCGGACGTGCTGTGGCTGGTGAACGGTGGCCGCACCAGCGCACAAGCCGCGCAGGTGCTGCGGATCAGCGTGCGGACGGTGGAAAAGCACCTGGAGAACGTCTACCGCAAGCTGGGTGTGACCAGCAAAGCCGAAGCGGCCGAAAGGGCGTTCGGCAGGGCGTGA
- a CDS encoding helix-turn-helix domain-containing protein, translating to MSPGSSHRVVMIVDAGSNPFEMGVATELFGLARPELGDRPWYSFTLCASGPVTMHNGFFTLSGVPGLEAVADADTVIVPNRPDPEVRPSDEVLDAVRAAGERGARLVSFCTGAFTLGYAGVLDGRSATTHWRWADVFRSLFPQVKLVPDVLYVEDGAYTAAGSAAALDLGLHLIRLDHGAEVANTVARRLVFAAHRDGGQRQFVKQPVPAVPDTSLTPLLDWARERLDEPLTVSALAGRAACSPATLHRRFQQEVGTTPLAWLTAARVDLACTLLERGEVRLDVVARRSGLGSASNLRAQLRRRTGLSPSEYRARFGDTQHEVPAGSYPRVSGGDSRG from the coding sequence ATGTCGCCTGGTTCCTCGCACCGCGTGGTGATGATCGTCGACGCCGGCTCGAACCCGTTCGAGATGGGCGTCGCGACGGAGCTGTTCGGGCTGGCGCGACCGGAGCTGGGCGACCGACCGTGGTACTCGTTCACGCTGTGCGCTTCCGGGCCGGTGACCATGCACAACGGGTTCTTCACGCTGTCCGGGGTGCCCGGGTTGGAGGCGGTGGCCGACGCGGACACGGTGATCGTCCCGAACCGGCCCGATCCGGAGGTGCGGCCTTCTGACGAGGTGCTGGACGCCGTCCGGGCTGCCGGGGAGCGGGGTGCGCGGCTGGTCAGCTTCTGCACCGGGGCGTTCACGTTGGGGTACGCCGGGGTGCTGGACGGGCGTTCGGCCACGACGCACTGGCGGTGGGCCGATGTCTTCCGGTCACTGTTCCCACAGGTCAAGCTGGTTCCTGATGTGCTGTACGTCGAGGACGGCGCTTACACGGCGGCGGGGAGCGCGGCGGCGCTGGACCTCGGGTTGCACCTCATCCGGCTGGACCACGGGGCCGAGGTGGCGAACACGGTGGCCCGGCGGCTGGTCTTCGCGGCGCACCGGGACGGCGGGCAGCGGCAGTTCGTGAAGCAGCCGGTGCCGGCGGTGCCGGACACGTCCCTCACACCCCTGCTGGACTGGGCCCGTGAGCGGCTGGACGAGCCGTTGACGGTGTCGGCGCTGGCGGGACGGGCCGCGTGCAGCCCGGCGACCCTGCACCGGCGGTTCCAGCAGGAGGTCGGGACGACCCCGCTGGCCTGGTTGACGGCTGCGCGGGTCGATCTGGCTTGCACGTTGTTGGAGCGCGGCGAGGTCCGGCTGGACGTGGTGGCGCGGCGGTCCGGCTTGGGGTCGGCGTCGAACCTCAGGGCGCAGCTGCGGCGGCGGACGGGGCTGAGCCCGTCGGAATACCGGGCGCGGTTCGGTGACACGCAGCACGAGGTGCCCGCGGGCTCGTACCCTCGGGTGAGTGGCGGGGATTCGCGGGGCTGA
- a CDS encoding cupin domain-containing protein — protein sequence MNIDQALASFDDLWSPRVLATVNDYDVRVAKVKGEHVWHAHADTDEFFLVLHGELDIALRDRTVHLRQGDTFVVPKDVEHKPSSRDGAHILMIEPTGTVSVGDRHEEVPDHVDITTGHALKTP from the coding sequence ATGAACATCGACCAGGCCCTGGCGAGCTTCGACGACCTGTGGAGCCCCCGCGTCCTCGCCACCGTCAACGACTACGACGTCCGCGTGGCCAAGGTGAAGGGCGAGCACGTCTGGCACGCGCACGCCGACACGGACGAGTTCTTCCTCGTCCTGCACGGTGAACTGGACATCGCGCTGCGCGACCGGACCGTCCACTTGCGCCAGGGCGACACCTTCGTCGTCCCGAAGGACGTCGAGCACAAGCCGTCCTCACGGGACGGCGCCCACATCCTGATGATCGAACCGACCGGCACGGTGAGCGTCGGGGACCGCCACGAGGAGGTCCCCGACCACGTCGACATCACCACCGGTCACGCGCTCAAGACGCCGTGA
- the glgC gene encoding glucose-1-phosphate adenylyltransferase: protein MKGQPHVLGIVLAGGEGKRLWPLTADRAKPAVPFGGNYRLVDFVLSNLVNAGFVRLCVLTQYKSHSLDRHISTTWRLSNVLGQYVTPVPAQQRLGPRWYTGSADAIFQSLNLVNDEKPDHVVIFGADHVYRMDPGQMVDQHVQSGAGVTVAGIRVPRAEAKAFGCIDSDEFGQITRFLEKPADPPHVPGDPEVTFASMGNYVFTTEALLEALRADAANPDSDHDMGGDIIPMLVDQGQAHVYDFADNVVPGETERDRGYWRDVGTIDAYYEAHMDLVSVRPVFNLYNQAWPIRTATPPLPPAKFIAGGSAEDSMVGPGSIISGTIHGSVVSSDVVVESGSVVQGSVLLPGVRIGRGAVVRRAILDKNVVVPDGALIGVDHAMDRQRYTVSAGGVTVLGKGVTAS, encoded by the coding sequence GTGAAAGGGCAACCGCATGTACTAGGAATTGTCCTCGCCGGTGGCGAAGGCAAACGGTTGTGGCCGTTGACCGCCGACCGGGCAAAGCCCGCGGTGCCCTTCGGCGGAAACTACCGGCTCGTCGACTTCGTGCTGTCCAACCTGGTGAACGCCGGGTTCGTCCGGCTCTGCGTGCTCACGCAGTACAAATCCCATTCCCTGGACCGGCACATCTCCACCACGTGGCGGCTGTCCAATGTGCTCGGGCAGTACGTCACCCCGGTGCCGGCCCAGCAGCGCCTCGGACCCCGCTGGTACACCGGCAGCGCCGACGCGATCTTCCAGTCGTTGAACCTGGTCAACGACGAGAAGCCGGACCACGTCGTCATCTTCGGCGCCGACCACGTGTACCGGATGGACCCGGGGCAGATGGTCGACCAGCACGTCCAGTCCGGCGCGGGCGTGACCGTGGCGGGCATCCGGGTGCCGCGCGCGGAGGCGAAGGCGTTCGGGTGCATCGACTCCGACGAGTTCGGGCAGATCACCCGGTTCCTGGAGAAGCCCGCCGACCCGCCGCACGTGCCGGGCGACCCGGAGGTCACGTTCGCCTCGATGGGCAACTACGTGTTCACCACGGAGGCGCTGCTGGAGGCGCTGCGGGCGGACGCGGCCAACCCGGACTCCGACCACGACATGGGCGGCGACATCATCCCGATGCTGGTCGACCAGGGCCAGGCGCACGTCTACGACTTCGCCGACAACGTCGTGCCCGGCGAGACCGAGCGCGACCGCGGCTACTGGCGGGACGTGGGGACCATCGACGCCTACTACGAGGCGCACATGGACCTGGTGTCGGTGCGGCCGGTGTTCAACCTCTACAACCAGGCCTGGCCGATCCGGACGGCGACCCCGCCGCTGCCGCCGGCGAAGTTCATCGCGGGCGGCAGCGCCGAGGACTCCATGGTCGGACCGGGGTCGATCATCTCCGGCACCATCCACGGGTCCGTGGTGTCGTCGGACGTGGTCGTGGAGAGCGGTTCGGTGGTGCAGGGGAGCGTGTTGCTGCCGGGTGTGCGGATCGGGCGAGGCGCGGTGGTGCGGCGGGCGATCCTGGACAAGAACGTGGTCGTGCCGGATGGCGCGCTGATCGGCGTGGACCACGCGATGGACCGGCAGCGCTACACGGTGTCGGCCGGCGGCGTGACCGTGCTGGGGAAGGGCGTCACGGCGTCTTGA
- the glgA gene encoding glycogen synthase, producing the protein MRIGLLTREYPPEVYGGAGVHVGFLVPRLRELVDVDVHAFGGPRPDAVAHNPAPSLAAANAALGVLSADLEIAAALGGVQVAHSHTWYANMAGHLAKLLHGIPHVVTAHSLEPRRPWKAEQLGGGYRISSWVERTAYEAADAVIAVSDGMRADVLDCYPTLDPARVHVVRNGIDTAEYHPVEETDALVRHGIDPTRPIVTFVGRITRQKGVGHLVAAAHRISPDAQVVLCAGAPDTPEIAEETRLAVAELAAARPGVVWIQQMLPQADVRQILSHSAVFVCPSVYEPLGIVNLEAMACGTAVVASDVGGIPEVVDHGRTGLLVHYSADDEAAFRTGLADAVNALLADPAKARAFGAAGRERAVREFSWASVAAETVAVYEAALSNSVK; encoded by the coding sequence GTGCGAATTGGACTGCTGACACGGGAGTACCCGCCGGAGGTCTACGGCGGCGCCGGGGTGCACGTCGGTTTCCTCGTGCCGAGGTTGCGGGAGCTGGTGGACGTGGACGTGCACGCCTTCGGCGGGCCGCGCCCGGACGCCGTCGCCCACAACCCGGCACCGTCCCTGGCGGCCGCGAACGCGGCGCTGGGCGTGCTCTCGGCGGACCTGGAGATCGCCGCGGCGCTGGGCGGGGTGCAGGTGGCGCACTCCCACACCTGGTACGCCAACATGGCCGGGCACCTGGCGAAACTGCTGCACGGCATCCCGCACGTGGTCACCGCGCACTCGCTGGAGCCGCGCCGGCCGTGGAAGGCCGAGCAGCTCGGCGGCGGGTACCGGATCTCGTCGTGGGTGGAGCGCACCGCGTACGAGGCGGCGGACGCGGTCATCGCGGTGAGCGACGGGATGCGGGCCGACGTGCTGGACTGCTACCCGACCCTGGACCCGGCGCGGGTGCACGTGGTGCGCAACGGCATCGACACCGCCGAGTACCACCCGGTGGAGGAGACGGACGCGCTGGTGCGGCACGGGATCGACCCGACGCGCCCGATCGTCACGTTCGTCGGGCGGATCACGCGGCAGAAGGGCGTGGGGCACCTCGTCGCCGCCGCGCACCGGATCTCGCCCGACGCCCAGGTCGTGCTGTGCGCGGGCGCGCCGGACACGCCGGAGATCGCCGAGGAGACGCGGCTCGCGGTGGCGGAGCTGGCGGCGGCGCGGCCCGGGGTGGTGTGGATCCAGCAGATGCTGCCGCAGGCGGACGTGCGGCAGATCCTGAGCCACTCGGCGGTGTTCGTGTGCCCGTCGGTGTACGAGCCGCTGGGGATCGTGAACCTGGAGGCGATGGCGTGCGGCACCGCCGTGGTGGCGTCGGACGTCGGCGGCATCCCGGAGGTCGTCGACCACGGCCGGACCGGGCTGCTGGTGCACTACTCGGCCGACGACGAGGCCGCGTTCCGGACCGGGTTGGCGGACGCGGTGAACGCGCTGCTGGCGGACCCGGCGAAGGCGCGGGCGTTCGGTGCGGCGGGGCGGGAGCGGGCGGTGCGGGAGTTCTCGTGGGCGAGCGTGGCCGCGGAGACCGTCGCGGTGTACGAGGCCGCGCTCTCGAACAGCGTTAAGTGA
- a CDS encoding MFS transporter, whose protein sequence is MPTRLTTATVATGLATFAVLYAPQPVLPQIAAEFGLRPGGASLAVSAATGALALAVIPCAVLAERVGRRRVIVWSVLLAALIGLLLPLAPSYPVFLGLRVLQGVATAGIPAVAMAFLADEAAAIGAAIGALIAGNSAGGMIGRLLAGVGTDWVGWRGALGLVGGFALACALVTALYLPAGKPSVRRESGLRSALTDRVLLALYAVAVLEVSAFVSLFNVVAFRLALPPGLASLVFLAYAAGGVCSAVAGRLADRHGRAVIAVAALAVTAVGAVVTVPDSLVAVGVGLAVFTGGFFAVHAVASAWVGARARAKGPASGAYLFAFYVGSSAGGTAGSTAYQQWGWSGLVALVVGWLALAAVAVLFASRGQKSRGTTAGSPGSIATWPRIGKSTVPAVTATETERTSAGTSTTTATGKVSPP, encoded by the coding sequence ATGCCGACCCGCCTCACCACGGCCACCGTCGCGACCGGCTTGGCGACCTTCGCGGTGCTGTACGCGCCGCAGCCGGTCCTGCCGCAGATCGCGGCCGAGTTCGGGCTGCGTCCGGGTGGCGCGTCGCTGGCGGTGAGCGCGGCGACCGGGGCGTTGGCGCTCGCGGTGATCCCGTGCGCGGTGCTGGCCGAACGGGTCGGGCGGCGGCGGGTGATCGTGTGGTCGGTGCTGCTCGCGGCGCTGATCGGACTCCTGCTGCCGCTCGCGCCGAGCTACCCGGTGTTCCTCGGGCTGCGCGTGCTGCAAGGCGTGGCGACGGCCGGGATCCCGGCGGTGGCCATGGCGTTCCTGGCCGACGAGGCCGCCGCGATCGGTGCGGCCATCGGTGCGTTGATCGCGGGGAACAGCGCGGGCGGCATGATCGGGCGGCTGCTCGCCGGGGTCGGGACGGACTGGGTGGGCTGGCGTGGCGCGCTGGGCCTGGTGGGTGGTTTCGCGCTGGCGTGCGCTCTGGTGACGGCGCTCTACCTGCCCGCGGGCAAGCCCTCGGTCCGGCGCGAGTCCGGGTTGCGCTCGGCCTTGACCGACCGCGTGCTGCTGGCCTTGTACGCCGTCGCGGTGCTCGAGGTGTCGGCGTTCGTGTCGTTGTTCAACGTGGTCGCGTTCCGGCTGGCGTTGCCGCCGGGTCTGGCCTCCTTGGTGTTCCTGGCGTACGCGGCGGGTGGGGTGTGCTCGGCGGTCGCGGGCCGGTTGGCCGACCGGCACGGCCGGGCGGTCATCGCGGTGGCGGCGCTGGCGGTCACCGCGGTGGGTGCGGTCGTGACCGTGCCGGACAGCCTGGTCGCGGTCGGGGTGGGGTTGGCGGTGTTCACCGGCGGGTTCTTCGCGGTGCACGCCGTGGCCAGCGCCTGGGTCGGCGCGCGGGCACGCGCGAAGGGGCCGGCGTCGGGCGCGTACCTGTTCGCGTTCTACGTGGGCAGCAGCGCCGGCGGGACGGCGGGCAGCACGGCCTACCAGCAGTGGGGTTGGAGTGGGCTGGTCGCCCTGGTCGTGGGATGGCTCGCCCTGGCTGCGGTGGCAGTCCTGTTCGCGAGCCGTGGTCAGAAGTCCAGGGGCACCACCGCCGGGTCGCCCGGCTCGATCGCGACCTGGCCCAGGATCGGCAAGTCCACCGTGCCGGCGGTCACCGCGACCGAGACCGAGCGCACGTCCGCCGGGACCTCGACCACCACGGCCACCGGGAAGGTGTCGCCGCCGTAG
- a CDS encoding LysR family transcriptional regulator: MDELAPKLAVLRALAEDEHVTHAALAVGVPQPTVSRWLAAMGESLGSPLVVRSGRRVRLTRAGRLLASAADRALALFEAGHRAAVEEVDPSRGLVAVGFLHLLGRSLVPEFVRGFREAHPHVRFRLVQDSRRVVLSHLEDGVVDLALVAPPPEGSTYEHAVVRTQELVLVLPPGHRLAGRDAVEVAELADEEFVGLERGYGLRQITDDLCAAAGFVPRLAFEGQETETVRGLVAAGLGVALLPHAEGPTGLVELPLSPSARREIALVWLAGVPLPPAVRAFRDHVRDA, encoded by the coding sequence ATGGATGAATTGGCCCCGAAACTGGCCGTGCTCCGGGCGTTGGCGGAGGACGAGCACGTGACGCACGCGGCGCTGGCGGTCGGTGTGCCGCAGCCCACGGTCAGCCGGTGGCTCGCGGCGATGGGCGAGTCGCTCGGGTCGCCGTTGGTGGTCCGCAGCGGGCGGCGGGTGCGGCTGACGCGGGCCGGGCGGCTGCTGGCGTCGGCGGCGGACCGGGCGCTCGCGCTGTTCGAGGCCGGGCACCGGGCGGCGGTGGAGGAGGTGGACCCGTCGCGGGGGCTGGTCGCTGTGGGGTTCCTGCACCTGCTCGGGCGGTCGCTGGTGCCCGAGTTCGTGCGCGGGTTCCGGGAGGCGCACCCGCACGTGCGGTTCCGGCTGGTGCAGGACTCGCGGCGGGTCGTGCTCTCCCACCTGGAGGACGGGGTCGTGGACCTGGCCCTGGTCGCCCCGCCGCCCGAGGGCTCGACCTACGAGCACGCCGTCGTGCGCACGCAGGAACTGGTCCTGGTGCTGCCGCCCGGTCACCGGCTGGCCGGGCGGGACGCCGTCGAGGTCGCCGAACTGGCCGACGAGGAGTTCGTCGGGCTGGAACGCGGCTACGGGCTCCGGCAGATCACCGACGACCTGTGCGCGGCGGCCGGGTTCGTGCCGCGCCTGGCGTTCGAGGGGCAGGAGACGGAGACCGTCCGGGGCCTCGTCGCCGCCGGTCTCGGGGTCGCGCTGCTGCCGCACGCCGAGGGGCCGACCGGCCTGGTGGAACTGCCGCTGTCGCCGAGCGCCCGGCGGGAGATCGCCCTGGTGTGGCTGGCGGGCGTCCCGCTGCCGCCGGCCGTGCGGGCGTTCCGGGACCACGTTCGGGACGCCTGA
- a CDS encoding leucyl aminopeptidase family protein: protein MTRPEYVEDPAVRLPLPTPLLAVEAADTVRRGVGAVVLATPGDPVVLGPGGDDVEVTAEVTGGAGTTTKPGARWVLGVGSGTPSDWRTAGANLVRALNGDVERGGATTFDVLLTPDADVRSFVLGLVLGGYRFKVTGQDAPKRIKSLRLVGADAEAVRVAADLAAATALTRDLANAPSNVKDPAWLATTAAKLAGAVPGLGVQVRDEKWLAASGFGGVLAVGSGSSRPPRLVHLTWEGAKTGPHVVLVGKGITFDTGGISVKPAEGMHLMRTDMAGGAAVIAAMIAIARRSLPVRVTGLVPSAENHVSGTSYRPGDVVRHFGGLTTEVTNTDAEGRMVMADALAYAVDELGADVLVDVATLTGAMKISLGVRTGGLFASDDALAAAIADAGKRVGEAWWRMPLLEDLAEDVKSDIADLRQCPPGPGGITAALFLREFTGGLPWAHLDIAGPARSEKNYDEVVAGATGYAARTLVEFVENYGR from the coding sequence GTGACCCGACCCGAGTACGTGGAGGACCCTGCCGTGCGCCTGCCCCTGCCCACACCCCTTCTCGCCGTCGAGGCGGCCGACACGGTCCGCCGCGGCGTGGGCGCGGTCGTGCTGGCGACACCCGGCGACCCGGTCGTCCTCGGGCCCGGCGGCGACGACGTGGAGGTGACCGCCGAGGTCACCGGCGGGGCGGGCACGACCACCAAGCCGGGTGCGCGCTGGGTGCTGGGCGTCGGCTCGGGGACCCCGTCCGACTGGCGCACGGCGGGCGCGAACCTGGTGCGCGCCCTGAACGGCGACGTCGAGCGCGGCGGGGCCACCACGTTCGACGTGCTGCTCACGCCCGACGCCGACGTGCGGTCCTTCGTGCTCGGCCTGGTCCTGGGCGGGTACCGGTTCAAGGTGACCGGGCAGGACGCGCCGAAGCGGATCAAGTCGCTGCGCCTGGTGGGCGCCGACGCCGAGGCCGTGCGGGTCGCCGCGGACCTGGCCGCCGCCACCGCCCTGACCCGCGACCTGGCCAACGCCCCGTCGAACGTGAAGGACCCGGCGTGGCTGGCCACGACCGCCGCCAAGCTGGCCGGGGCCGTGCCGGGGCTCGGGGTGCAGGTCCGCGACGAGAAGTGGCTGGCCGCGTCCGGGTTCGGCGGGGTGCTGGCGGTGGGCTCGGGCTCGTCCCGGCCGCCCCGGCTGGTGCACCTGACCTGGGAGGGCGCCAAGACGGGTCCGCACGTCGTGCTGGTCGGCAAGGGCATCACGTTCGACACCGGCGGCATCTCCGTCAAGCCCGCCGAGGGCATGCACCTCATGCGCACGGACATGGCCGGCGGCGCGGCCGTCATCGCCGCCATGATCGCCATCGCCCGGCGCAGCCTCCCCGTCCGGGTGACGGGCCTGGTGCCGTCCGCCGAGAACCACGTGTCCGGCACGTCCTACCGGCCCGGTGACGTCGTGCGGCACTTCGGCGGCCTGACCACCGAGGTGACCAACACCGACGCCGAGGGCCGGATGGTGATGGCCGACGCCCTCGCCTACGCGGTGGACGAGCTCGGCGCGGACGTGCTGGTCGACGTCGCCACCCTCACGGGGGCCATGAAGATCAGCCTGGGCGTGCGGACCGGCGGCCTGTTCGCCTCCGACGACGCGCTGGCGGCGGCGATCGCGGACGCCGGCAAGCGGGTCGGCGAGGCCTGGTGGCGGATGCCGCTGCTGGAGGACCTCGCGGAGGACGTGAAGAGCGACATCGCCGACCTGCGCCAGTGCCCGCCCGGTCCGGGCGGCATCACGGCCGCGCTGTTCCTGCGCGAGTTCACCGGCGGGCTGCCGTGGGCCCACCTGGACATCGCCGGCCCGGCGCGGTCGGAGAAGAACTACGACGAGGTGGTGGCCGGCGCGACCGGTTACGCCGCCCGCACCCTGGTCGAGTTCGTGGAGAACTACGGCCGCTGA
- a CDS encoding DUF3117 domain-containing protein — protein sequence MAAMKPRTGDGPLEVTKEGRGIVMRVPLEGGGRLVVEMSADEANALGDALKAAAG from the coding sequence ATGGCGGCCATGAAGCCCCGGACCGGCGACGGTCCCCTTGAGGTCACCAAGGAGGGGCGTGGCATCGTGATGCGCGTTCCACTGGAGGGTGGGGGGCGCCTCGTCGTCGAGATGTCGGCGGACGAGGCCAACGCCCTGGGCGACGCCCTCAAGGCGGCCGCTGGCTGA